In the Flavobacterium acetivorans genome, one interval contains:
- the rpsG gene encoding 30S ribosomal protein S7 encodes MRKRAAKKRPLLPDPRFNDQLVTRFVNNLMWDGKKSTAFKVFYDAIDIIEAKKQDAEKPSLEIWKDALTNVMPHVEVRSRRVGGATFQIPMQIRPDRKISMAMKWLILYSRRRNEKSMAQRLASECLAAAKEEGAAVKKRMDTHKMAEANKAFSHFRF; translated from the coding sequence ATGAGAAAAAGAGCGGCAAAGAAAAGACCACTTTTACCAGATCCAAGGTTTAATGACCAGTTGGTAACGCGTTTTGTGAATAACTTAATGTGGGACGGTAAGAAATCAACAGCTTTTAAAGTTTTTTATGATGCAATTGACATTATAGAGGCTAAAAAGCAAGATGCAGAAAAACCATCATTAGAAATATGGAAAGATGCTTTAACTAATGTTATGCCTCACGTAGAAGTACGTAGTCGTAGAGTAGGTGGAGCTACATTTCAAATTCCGATGCAAATTAGACCAGACCGTAAGATTTCTATGGCAATGAAGTGGTTGATACTTTATTCTAGAAGAAGAAATGAAAAATCTATGGCTCAAAGGTTGGCTTCAGAGTGTTTAGCTGCGGCTAAAGAAGAAGGAGCGGCTGTTAAGAAAAGAATGGATACTCACAAAATGGCAGAGGCTAATAAAGCGTTCTCTCACTTTAGATTTTAA
- the fusA gene encoding elongation factor G: MARDLKYTRNIGIAAHIDAGKTTTTERILFYTGKTHKLGEVHNGASTMDWMEQEAERGITITSAATTCEWNFPTEQGKVLPESKPYHFNIIDTPGHVDFTVEVNRSLRVLDGLVFLFSAVDGVEPQSETNWRLADQYRVPRMGFVNKMDRQGSNFLNVCQQVRDMLKSNAVAITLPIGEENDFKGVVDLVKNQAIIWHDETQGATFDIVPIPEDMLADVKEYRSTLIEAVADYDENLLDKYMEDESSITEEEINKALRAATIDMAIIPMLCGSSFKNKGVQFMLDAVCKYLPSPMDKEGIEGIHPDDAELLEEDQRKILRKPDVKEPFAALAFKIATDPFVGRLAFFRAYSGRLDAGSYILNTRSGNKERISRIYQMHANKQNPIEYIEAGDIAAAVGFKDIKTGDTMCDEKHPIILESMKFPAPVIGIAIEPKTKADVDKMGMALAKLAEEDPTFTVRTDEASGQTIISGMGELHLDILVDRMKREFRVEVNQGEPQVEYKEAFTRSATHRETYKKQSGGRGKFGDIVFTLEPADEVDGKVPVGLQFVNAVKGGNVPKEYIPSVEKGFREAMKTGPLAGYQVDSLKVTLTDGSFHPVDSDALSFELAARMGYREVAKAAGAVILEPIMKMEVITPEENMGDIVGDINRRRGQVNDMGDRNGAKTIKADVPLSEMFGYVTTLRTLSSGRATSTMEFSHYAETPSNISEAVIKKAKGNA, from the coding sequence ATGGCTAGAGATTTAAAATATACAAGAAATATAGGAATTGCTGCTCATATTGATGCTGGTAAAACAACAACAACAGAGCGTATTCTTTTTTATACTGGTAAGACACATAAGCTTGGGGAAGTACATAATGGTGCTTCTACAATGGACTGGATGGAACAAGAAGCGGAAAGAGGTATTACTATTACATCTGCTGCTACTACTTGTGAGTGGAATTTTCCAACTGAGCAAGGTAAAGTGTTGCCGGAATCAAAACCGTACCACTTTAATATTATTGATACCCCAGGTCACGTTGATTTTACTGTAGAGGTAAATCGTTCATTACGTGTACTTGATGGGTTGGTTTTCTTGTTTAGTGCTGTTGATGGTGTTGAGCCTCAATCTGAAACTAACTGGAGACTTGCAGATCAGTATAGAGTGCCTCGTATGGGGTTTGTGAATAAAATGGACCGTCAAGGTTCTAACTTTTTGAATGTATGTCAACAAGTTAGAGATATGTTGAAGTCTAATGCTGTTGCGATCACTTTGCCGATTGGTGAGGAGAATGATTTCAAAGGTGTGGTTGATTTGGTAAAAAATCAGGCTATTATTTGGCATGATGAAACTCAAGGAGCTACTTTTGATATTGTGCCTATCCCTGAGGATATGCTTGCTGATGTAAAAGAGTATCGTTCAACGCTTATTGAGGCGGTTGCTGATTACGATGAGAATCTTTTAGATAAGTACATGGAGGATGAAAGCTCTATTACTGAAGAGGAGATTAATAAAGCGTTGAGAGCGGCTACTATTGATATGGCTATTATTCCTATGCTTTGTGGTTCTTCTTTTAAAAATAAAGGAGTTCAATTCATGTTAGATGCAGTATGTAAGTACTTGCCGTCTCCAATGGATAAAGAAGGTATTGAAGGGATTCACCCTGATGATGCTGAGTTATTAGAGGAAGATCAAAGAAAGATTTTGCGTAAGCCAGATGTTAAGGAGCCGTTTGCTGCTTTGGCATTTAAGATTGCTACTGATCCATTTGTTGGTCGTTTAGCTTTCTTCCGTGCTTATTCAGGTCGTTTAGATGCGGGTTCTTATATATTGAATACGCGTTCAGGTAATAAAGAAAGAATTTCTCGTATTTATCAGATGCACGCTAACAAGCAAAATCCAATCGAATATATCGAGGCTGGAGATATTGCTGCGGCAGTAGGATTTAAGGATATCAAGACTGGGGATACTATGTGTGATGAAAAACACCCAATTATCTTAGAAAGTATGAAATTCCCTGCGCCAGTAATTGGTATTGCGATTGAGCCTAAAACTAAAGCTGACGTAGATAAAATGGGTATGGCTTTGGCTAAATTAGCTGAAGAAGATCCTACATTTACTGTTAGAACAGATGAGGCTTCGGGTCAAACGATTATCTCAGGTATGGGTGAGCTTCACTTAGATATATTAGTTGACCGTATGAAACGTGAATTTAGAGTGGAAGTAAACCAAGGTGAGCCTCAAGTTGAATACAAAGAAGCTTTTACAAGATCTGCTACGCATAGAGAAACATACAAAAAACAATCAGGAGGTCGTGGTAAATTCGGTGATATCGTATTTACACTTGAGCCAGCTGACGAGGTTGATGGTAAAGTTCCTGTAGGATTGCAGTTTGTTAATGCTGTTAAAGGTGGTAACGTTCCTAAGGAATATATTCCATCTGTAGAAAAAGGTTTCCGTGAAGCTATGAAAACGGGTCCTTTGGCAGGATACCAAGTGGATAGTTTGAAAGTAACTTTGACTGACGGATCTTTCCACCCTGTGGATTCTGATGCTCTTTCTTTTGAATTAGCAGCAAGAATGGGGTATAGAGAAGTCGCTAAAGCTGCAGGAGCTGTTATCCTTGAGCCAATCATGAAAATGGAAGTTATTACACCAGAAGAAAACATGGGAGATATCGTAGGTGATATTAACCGTCGTAGAGGTCAGGTGAATGATATGGGTGATAGAAATGGTGCGAAAACTATTAAAGCAGATGTGCCTTTATCGGAAATGTTTGGTTATGTTACCACATTAAGAACACTTTCGTCTGGTAGAGCAACTTCTACAATGGAATTTTCACACTATGCGGAAACTCCTTCTAATATTTCAGAAGCAGTAATCAAAAAAGCAAAAGGAAACGCTTAA
- the rpsL gene encoding 30S ribosomal protein S12, which translates to MPTIQQLVRTGRTQMTKKSKSVALDSCPQRRGVCTRVYTTTPKKPNSAMRKVARVRLTNGNEVNAYIPGEGHNLQEHSIVLVRGGRVKDLPGVRYHIVRGALDTSGVAGRTQRRSKYGAKRPKEAKK; encoded by the coding sequence ATGCCAACAATTCAACAATTAGTAAGAACAGGAAGAACTCAGATGACTAAGAAGAGTAAATCGGTTGCTTTAGATTCTTGTCCTCAAAGAAGAGGGGTTTGTACGCGTGTTTACACTACAACACCAAAAAAACCAAACTCTGCAATGCGTAAAGTAGCGCGTGTACGTTTGACAAATGGTAATGAAGTGAATGCTTACATCCCTGGAGAAGGACACAATTTACAAGAGCACTCGATAGTATTAGTTAGGGGTGGAAGGGTAAAAGATTTACCAGGAGTTAGGTATCACATCGTTCGTGGTGCGCTTGATACGTCAGGAGTAGCAGGAAGAACGCAAAGGAGATCTAAGTATGGTGCTAAGCGCCCAAAAGAAGCAAAAAAGTAA
- the rplC gene encoding 50S ribosomal protein L3: MSGLIGRKIGMTSIFDENGKNIPCTVIEAGPCVVTQVRTKGVDGYEALQLGFDDKNEKHSTKAALGHFEKAGTVAKKKVVEFQDFATEQKLGDLIDVSIFAEGEFVDVQGVSKGKGFQGVVKRHGFGGVGQATHGQHNRLRAPGSVGASSYPSRVFKGMRMAGRMGGDNVKVQNLRVLKVVAEKNLLVIKGCVPGHNNSYVIIQK, translated from the coding sequence ATGTCTGGGTTAATTGGTAGAAAAATCGGCATGACTAGTATTTTCGACGAGAACGGGAAGAATATTCCTTGTACAGTAATCGAAGCTGGACCATGCGTTGTTACCCAAGTCAGAACCAAAGGTGTTGACGGGTATGAAGCGTTGCAACTTGGTTTCGATGACAAAAACGAGAAACATTCCACAAAAGCGGCTTTAGGTCACTTTGAAAAAGCGGGAACTGTTGCTAAGAAAAAAGTCGTTGAATTCCAAGATTTTGCAACTGAACAAAAATTAGGAGATCTTATTGATGTTTCTATTTTTGCTGAAGGAGAATTTGTAGATGTACAAGGTGTATCTAAAGGTAAAGGTTTTCAAGGGGTTGTTAAACGTCACGGTTTTGGTGGTGTTGGACAAGCAACTCATGGTCAGCACAACCGTTTGAGAGCGCCGGGTTCTGTAGGAGCTTCTTCTTATCCATCTAGAGTATTCAAAGGAATGCGTATGGCTGGACGTATGGGAGGAGATAATGTAAAAGTTCAAAACCTTAGAGTTTTAAAAGTAGTTGCTGAAAAGAATCTACTTGTTATAAAAGGATGTGTTCCTGGTCATAACAACTCTTATGTAATCATTCAGAAGTAA
- the rpsJ gene encoding 30S ribosomal protein S10: MSQKIRIKLKSYDHMLVDKSAEKIVKTVKTTGAVVTGPIPLPTHKKLFTVLRSPHVNKKAREQFEVMSYKRLIDIYSSSSKTIDALMKLELPSGVEVEIKV, from the coding sequence ATGAGTCAAAAAATCAGAATAAAATTAAAATCTTACGATCACATGTTGGTAGATAAGTCTGCTGAAAAGATCGTGAAAACAGTAAAAACTACTGGTGCGGTTGTAACAGGTCCAATTCCATTACCAACTCACAAAAAACTTTTTACAGTACTACGTTCTCCTCACGTTAACAAAAAAGCGAGAGAGCAATTTGAAGTAATGTCATACAAGAGATTGATTGATATTTATTCATCTTCATCTAAAACTATTGATGCTTTAATGAAATTAGAATTGCCTAGTGGAGTTGAAGTAGAGATCAAAGTTTAA